A region of Asticcacaulis excentricus DNA encodes the following proteins:
- a CDS encoding tetratricopeptide repeat protein, with product MLLFSLTAALVCAALLGLAVAWLRRTPDSALDQARQRYEAFVADLDRRVAAGHADAALAREEKTEAARALLRVEEAEAVTPVDPRIGFAGAVVIAVAALGLSVFVGKPDLPDQPYAARVEAWVETLNTAPETLEAKPAAVALQQLSAKYGDKPAYWLQLGQTQVVAGDYYEAAQAFKRVTQLAPEAAVGWSNLGEALTLLNKGQSNGEARAAFAEALTRDGDDLTALYYSARILTTDGRYEEARRLYGVVQSRLAADDGRQQTVAAEIAALDQSAQTAATVQAQIGGMVAGLEARLAKNPEDPDGWARLLRSYRVLKNVEGEKRVLATLDRLYADRPAIARDIVQRADRPVGAQ from the coding sequence ATGCTGCTGTTCTCGCTTACCGCTGCACTTGTGTGCGCCGCCCTTCTGGGGCTGGCGGTCGCGTGGCTGCGCCGGACACCGGACAGCGCGCTGGATCAGGCGCGTCAGAGGTACGAAGCCTTTGTGGCTGATCTCGACCGCCGCGTCGCCGCCGGACATGCGGATGCGGCTCTGGCGCGTGAAGAAAAGACCGAAGCGGCACGCGCCCTTTTGCGCGTCGAAGAGGCCGAGGCGGTGACACCGGTTGATCCGCGCATCGGCTTTGCCGGGGCCGTCGTGATCGCCGTGGCGGCGCTGGGCCTGTCGGTCTTTGTGGGCAAGCCCGATCTGCCGGATCAGCCCTATGCGGCGCGCGTCGAGGCGTGGGTGGAGACGCTGAACACGGCCCCCGAAACGCTGGAGGCCAAGCCCGCGGCGGTGGCGCTGCAACAGCTATCGGCCAAGTATGGCGACAAGCCGGCCTACTGGCTGCAACTGGGGCAGACCCAGGTGGTGGCGGGCGACTATTATGAGGCGGCGCAGGCCTTCAAGCGCGTGACGCAACTTGCCCCCGAAGCGGCGGTCGGCTGGTCCAATCTGGGTGAGGCGCTGACGCTGCTCAACAAGGGGCAGAGCAATGGAGAGGCGCGCGCCGCCTTTGCCGAGGCCTTGACGCGCGATGGCGACGACCTGACGGCGCTCTACTACTCGGCGCGTATCCTCACCACGGATGGCCGCTATGAAGAGGCGCGGCGGCTCTATGGTGTCGTGCAGTCGCGGCTGGCGGCCGATGACGGGCGTCAGCAGACGGTGGCGGCGGAAATCGCCGCGCTCGATCAGTCGGCGCAGACGGCGGCAACGGTTCAGGCGCAAATCGGCGGCATGGTGGCGGGCCTTGAGGCGCGTCTGGCTAAAAATCCCGAAGACCCCGACGGCTGGGCGCGGTTGCTGCGGTCCTATCGCGTGCTGAAAAACGTCGAAGGTGAAAAGCGGGTGCTGGCGACGCTGGATCGTCTGTATGCGGATCGTCCGGCCATTGCGCGTGACATCGTGCAAAGGGCCGACCGGCCGGTGGGGGCGCAATGA
- a CDS encoding type II toxin-antitoxin system VapC family toxin: MNVLVDTSVWVDHFRNDNADLTALLLRDEVMMHPMIITELSCGHVPAPRAETLNAMRLLRTSPQASLNEISDFIEREKLFGLGCGLVDFALLASALLTPYAQLWTLDKRLNALAERFGIGYLPVRQ, encoded by the coding sequence ATGAACGTGCTGGTCGATACCTCGGTCTGGGTGGATCATTTTCGCAACGACAATGCGGATTTGACGGCGCTTCTGCTGCGGGATGAGGTGATGATGCATCCCATGATCATTACGGAACTGAGTTGCGGACACGTACCGGCACCGCGCGCAGAGACCCTGAATGCTATGCGCCTGCTGCGCACCAGTCCTCAGGCAAGCCTCAATGAGATTTCCGACTTTATTGAACGCGAAAAACTGTTCGGTCTGGGCTGCGGGCTGGTCGATTTTGCCTTGCTGGCCTCGGCCTTGCTCACGCCCTACGCACAGCTATGGACACTGGACAAACGCCTGAATGCTCTGGCTGAGCGTTTTGGCATAGGCTACTTACCCGTGCGGCAATAA
- a CDS encoding TraB/GumN family protein: MLKSIVFAAALVAAAGSACAQTTVTLTPAADDWSLTEVSVVKNLPGPALWKVIKGDKVVWLIGDARIDATKTWDSARIDRILSDAEGLYLPPAPKFSLLALYAVMSGKDLPGKQTLRDVLPPAEYARWTQLAQTYEIDTRDIEKDRPLWAGVRFLDAVGTKKGFSSQVITQHLTQVAKRHKVKVARISRMETRALVKQTNAIDEAEGRRCLTVMLDLTEYMVATTAAQADAWASGDVEALKAILRAQPKADCHEALGGQLRAQWTADTLRMVDTAMQGTRRSVLLLPMPMLLDERLVNDLRAQGYQVRTPG; encoded by the coding sequence ATGCTCAAATCTATCGTTTTCGCTGCCGCGCTTGTGGCGGCGGCCGGGTCGGCCTGCGCCCAGACGACCGTCACCCTGACGCCCGCTGCGGATGACTGGTCCCTGACCGAAGTCAGCGTCGTCAAGAACCTGCCCGGCCCCGCCCTGTGGAAGGTTATCAAAGGCGATAAGGTCGTCTGGCTGATCGGCGATGCACGGATCGATGCCACAAAAACGTGGGACAGCGCCCGTATAGACCGAATACTTTCGGATGCCGAAGGGCTCTATCTGCCGCCGGCCCCGAAGTTCAGTCTTCTGGCGCTTTACGCGGTGATGAGCGGCAAGGATTTGCCCGGCAAGCAGACCCTGCGTGACGTTCTGCCACCGGCTGAATACGCCCGCTGGACCCAACTCGCCCAGACGTATGAGATCGACACGCGCGACATTGAAAAGGACCGGCCGTTGTGGGCGGGCGTCCGCTTTCTCGACGCGGTCGGCACGAAGAAGGGGTTTTCATCGCAGGTCATCACGCAGCATCTCACTCAGGTCGCCAAACGTCACAAGGTGAAGGTCGCGCGCATTTCGCGGATGGAGACGCGCGCTCTGGTCAAGCAGACCAACGCCATTGACGAGGCCGAAGGTCGCCGGTGCCTGACGGTGATGCTCGACCTGACGGAATATATGGTGGCCACAACCGCTGCGCAGGCCGATGCCTGGGCCTCCGGAGATGTCGAAGCCCTGAAAGCGATCCTGCGGGCTCAGCCGAAGGCCGATTGTCACGAGGCGCTGGGGGGGCAGTTGCGCGCGCAATGGACAGCGGACACTCTGCGCATGGTCGATACGGCCATGCAGGGCACCCGCCGCAGCGTTCTCCTGCTGCCCATGCCCATGTTGCTGGATGAGCGGCTTGTGAATGACCTGCGGGCGCAGGGCTATCAGGTCCGCACCCCCGGTTAG
- a CDS encoding cytochrome c-type biogenesis protein yields the protein MRHPRYSSPAGSYLRALLITLFAFSQVAGAVLPGETLSDKQQDERARALYREVRCVVCQNESIADSGADIAADMRRDIRAHISEGKSDSDIRDILRARYGDYVLFRPRFSLATGLLWGLPVGVLLVGGVIFFAMGRRKSPNGAEPDTPGLSAEEQARLEALLNRDPDSHK from the coding sequence ATGAGGCATCCACGCTATAGCTCGCCAGCGGGAAGTTATCTTCGGGCCCTCCTCATCACCCTGTTCGCCTTTTCGCAGGTGGCCGGAGCCGTCCTGCCCGGTGAAACCCTGTCGGACAAACAGCAGGACGAGCGCGCCCGCGCGCTTTACCGCGAAGTGCGCTGCGTCGTCTGTCAGAACGAATCCATTGCCGATTCCGGGGCCGATATCGCCGCCGATATGCGCCGTGACATCCGCGCCCATATCTCTGAGGGCAAAAGCGACAGCGATATCCGTGATATATTGCGCGCCCGCTATGGCGACTATGTGCTGTTCCGACCGCGCTTTTCGCTGGCCACCGGTCTGCTCTGGGGCCTGCCCGTAGGGGTGTTGTTGGTCGGCGGGGTGATCTTTTTCGCCATGGGCCGCCGCAAAAGCCCTAACGGAGCAGAGCCAGATACCCCCGGCCTCAGTGCCGAAGAACAGGCGCGTCTTGAGGCGCTGCTGAACCGTGACCCTGACAGTCACAAATAA
- a CDS encoding DUF2975 domain-containing protein translates to MPAKRRRLFTGTLWLLKAALVIYAIGAVLSAIRLGMLVAFGPEPWPKGTQIDVSVAALVMIALAVPVFMNLLAVVRSGQAGTPFTPENGTRLRWIGIFLTAGYVAHPILVFLADSSRAPEALIASLAKGLLPVLLCFVVAHIFDIGTDLREDLEGTV, encoded by the coding sequence ATGCCTGCAAAACGCCGCCGTCTGTTCACCGGCACGCTCTGGCTGCTTAAGGCCGCGCTTGTCATCTACGCCATCGGCGCGGTCCTGAGCGCGATCCGTCTGGGGATGCTGGTCGCTTTTGGGCCTGAACCGTGGCCAAAGGGGACTCAGATTGACGTGTCCGTTGCCGCGCTTGTTATGATCGCGCTGGCGGTGCCTGTGTTCATGAACCTGCTGGCGGTGGTGCGCTCCGGTCAGGCCGGCACGCCCTTCACGCCGGAAAATGGCACGCGCCTGCGCTGGATCGGTATATTCCTGACGGCGGGCTATGTGGCGCACCCGATCCTCGTCTTTCTGGCCGATTCCTCACGCGCGCCCGAAGCGCTGATAGCGTCTCTGGCCAAAGGGCTCCTGCCGGTCCTGCTGTGCTTTGTGGTGGCCCATATTTTCGATATCGGGACCGACCTGCGTGAGGATCTGGAAGGCACGGTATAG
- a CDS encoding helix-turn-helix domain-containing protein, which produces MPIISKLDDLLYARRMTLSELAERVDIALPNLSILKTGKARAIRFSTLEAICRELDCQPGDLIAYQRDDKT; this is translated from the coding sequence ATGCCCATTATCAGCAAACTGGATGATCTGCTGTATGCGCGTCGCATGACCTTGTCCGAACTGGCTGAGCGCGTGGACATCGCCCTGCCCAATCTGTCCATCCTCAAAACGGGCAAGGCGCGGGCCATCCGCTTTTCGACGCTTGAGGCCATCTGCCGTGAGCTGGATTGCCAGCCGGGCGACCTGATCGCCTATCAGCGGGACGACAAAACCTAA
- a CDS encoding glucan 1,4-alpha-glucosidase — protein sequence MSKRLIASVSLCALLAAAAAAAAQDSETPSNTAHTPNQVVSTDATDGPGEASPWAAATKQGIGSSYEAYRDLQYSDKATTGTVSKVWFSLANGVLSETMYGLIHEAQIRDLSLVLVGDGWVATEAADTVSHIDYLHKDKAGRPLSPAYRLTNTDKQGRFVVIKDVFTDPDRQTLMLRVTVKALKGTVTPYVVLDPSVNNTSGDDQGDASKTALRAFDGPHALSLRASVPYEAASIGFTGKDALVGLLKDGKLGALNAKISEKGNIRAVAAFKPVSTSATFDLALGFGKDVAAADTEAAATLKTGYAAVLARYNGQGKAVGWEDYLASLGELPRLTAQSTDNGKLLYASALMLKVQEDRTYAGALIASLSNPWGETVFAKQSATGYKAVWPRDFYQVAMALAALGDKKTPLAAYHYLPKVQVGPNTPGNKGDGGWFLQKAHVDGTPEWVGVQLDQTAMPIMLGWNLNHRGLMSDADLKASWTAMLKPAAKFLKDGGTTHIGWNNAKITPPYTQQERWEEQEGYSPSTTAAIVAGLIAASDIAARSGDADMAAQLKARAADISAKIEARMVTTTGAIKGGKDTYYMRLSRSDDANNPGVQDERNGRKGMRGDLILDGGFLELVRYGVRRADDANIVRSLTFLDDETLPENLRVKYTFRFKGVEGAFPGFRRYGNDGYGEDETTGANYGVLGGSTPGQRGRVWPFFTGERGHYELARAALKSGGVTDTDKTRIRATYVRGMELFANEGLMLPEQVWDGVGVKPAGYETGEGTNSATPLAWTHAEYVKLLRSLADGQVWDRNPLTAETFAK from the coding sequence ATGTCCAAGCGCCTCATCGCATCGGTAAGCCTGTGCGCCCTTCTGGCCGCCGCTGCCGCCGCTGCTGCCCAAGACAGCGAAACGCCGAGCAATACCGCCCACACGCCCAATCAGGTCGTCTCAACCGACGCCACGGATGGCCCCGGTGAGGCCTCGCCCTGGGCGGCGGCGACCAAGCAGGGCATCGGGTCGTCCTATGAGGCCTATAGGGACCTGCAATATAGCGATAAGGCCACCACCGGCACGGTGTCGAAGGTGTGGTTTTCGCTGGCCAACGGCGTGCTGTCGGAAACCATGTACGGCCTGATCCACGAAGCGCAGATCCGCGACCTGTCGCTGGTTCTTGTCGGCGACGGCTGGGTGGCCACGGAAGCCGCCGACACGGTGTCGCACATCGACTATCTGCATAAGGACAAGGCCGGGCGTCCGCTGTCGCCCGCCTACCGCCTGACCAATACGGACAAGCAGGGCCGCTTTGTGGTCATCAAGGACGTCTTCACCGACCCGGACCGTCAGACCCTGATGCTGCGCGTCACGGTCAAGGCGCTGAAAGGCACGGTGACGCCCTATGTCGTTCTCGATCCCTCGGTCAACAACACCTCCGGCGACGATCAGGGCGATGCCTCGAAAACGGCCCTGCGCGCTTTTGACGGCCCGCACGCCCTGTCGCTGCGCGCTTCGGTCCCGTATGAGGCCGCCAGCATCGGCTTTACGGGCAAGGACGCGCTGGTTGGCCTTTTGAAAGACGGCAAGCTGGGCGCGCTGAACGCCAAGATCAGCGAAAAGGGCAATATCCGCGCCGTCGCTGCCTTCAAGCCGGTGAGCACCTCGGCCACCTTCGATCTGGCGCTCGGCTTCGGCAAGGACGTCGCCGCCGCCGATACCGAAGCCGCCGCGACGCTGAAGACCGGCTATGCCGCCGTGCTGGCGCGCTATAACGGTCAGGGTAAGGCGGTCGGCTGGGAAGATTATCTGGCTTCCTTAGGCGAATTGCCGCGCCTGACGGCCCAATCGACCGATAATGGCAAGCTGCTCTATGCCTCGGCCCTGATGCTCAAGGTGCAGGAAGACCGCACCTATGCCGGGGCGCTGATCGCCTCCCTGTCGAATCCGTGGGGCGAAACCGTCTTCGCCAAGCAATCGGCGACGGGGTATAAGGCCGTTTGGCCGCGTGACTTCTATCAGGTGGCAATGGCGCTGGCGGCGCTGGGCGACAAAAAAACACCGCTGGCCGCCTATCACTACCTGCCGAAGGTGCAGGTCGGGCCGAACACGCCGGGCAATAAAGGCGACGGCGGCTGGTTCCTGCAAAAGGCGCACGTCGATGGCACGCCGGAATGGGTGGGCGTGCAGCTCGATCAGACGGCCATGCCGATCATGCTCGGCTGGAACCTCAATCATCGCGGCCTGATGAGCGACGCCGATCTCAAGGCCTCGTGGACCGCGATGCTCAAACCCGCGGCGAAATTCCTCAAGGACGGCGGCACGACGCATATCGGCTGGAACAATGCCAAAATCACCCCGCCCTACACGCAGCAGGAGCGCTGGGAAGAGCAGGAAGGCTATTCGCCCTCCACCACCGCCGCCATTGTCGCGGGGCTGATCGCCGCCTCTGACATCGCTGCGCGGTCGGGCGACGCCGATATGGCCGCGCAGCTGAAGGCCCGCGCTGCGGACATTTCGGCGAAGATCGAAGCCCGCATGGTGACGACCACAGGCGCGATCAAGGGCGGTAAGGACACCTACTATATGCGCCTGTCGCGTTCGGACGACGCCAATAATCCGGGCGTGCAGGACGAACGCAATGGCCGCAAGGGGATGCGGGGCGACCTGATCCTCGACGGCGGCTTCCTGGAGCTGGTGCGCTATGGCGTGCGCCGCGCCGACGACGCCAACATCGTCCGTTCACTGACTTTCCTTGATGACGAGACCCTGCCGGAGAACTTGCGCGTCAAATACACCTTCCGTTTCAAGGGCGTCGAAGGGGCCTTCCCCGGCTTCCGCCGCTACGGGAATGACGGCTATGGCGAAGACGAGACCACCGGTGCCAATTACGGCGTGCTGGGCGGCTCGACCCCCGGTCAGCGCGGCCGCGTGTGGCCCTTCTTCACCGGCGAACGCGGCCATTACGAACTGGCCCGTGCGGCGCTGAAAAGCGGCGGTGTGACGGATACGGACAAAACGCGCATCCGCGCCACCTATGTGCGCGGCATGGAGCTGTTTGCCAATGAGGGCCTGATGCTGCCCGAACAGGTTTGGGATGGCGTCGGCGTCAAGCCGGCCGGCTATGAGACGGGCGAGGGCACCAACTCGGCCACGCCTCTGGCCTGGACCCACGCGGAATATGTGAAGCTGCTGCGCTCTCTGGCCGATGGTCAGGTGTGGGACCGCAACCCGCTGACCGCAGAGACGTTCGCGAAGTAG
- a CDS encoding type II toxin-antitoxin system VapB family antitoxin: protein MRTTVTIDDALFEQAVQLADPGMDRADIFREAMKTFVRIQAARRLAALGGAAPDMTGIPRRRED, encoded by the coding sequence ATGCGCACCACCGTGACCATTGATGACGCCCTGTTTGAACAGGCGGTGCAACTGGCCGATCCCGGTATGGATCGCGCTGATATTTTCCGCGAAGCCATGAAAACCTTCGTACGGATTCAGGCCGCCCGACGTCTGGCGGCCCTGGGGGGGGCGGCCCCCGACATGACCGGTATTCCGCGCCGTCGCGAAGACTGA
- the ccmE gene encoding cytochrome c maturation protein CcmE: MTLLPKSMKARRRLMIFLIAAPILMAGVALALFAMKDQVVYFYTPAQAYEAKAEWHRTMRLGGLVKAGSVVKGPGGEVTFVVRDQKAEMTVRFKGDLPDLFREGQGVVCEGQRVSADVFEAKTVLAKHDETYMPKEVVKAIKEQGEWRPESAAKPDSKPFGEAK; the protein is encoded by the coding sequence ATGACCCTGCTTCCCAAATCCATGAAGGCGCGTCGGCGTCTGATGATCTTTCTGATCGCCGCCCCGATCCTGATGGCCGGTGTGGCGCTGGCCCTGTTCGCCATGAAGGATCAGGTCGTCTATTTCTACACCCCGGCGCAGGCCTATGAGGCCAAGGCCGAATGGCACCGCACCATGCGCCTCGGTGGCCTCGTCAAGGCGGGCAGCGTCGTCAAGGGCCCCGGCGGCGAAGTCACCTTCGTCGTGCGCGACCAGAAGGCCGAAATGACCGTGCGCTTCAAGGGCGATCTGCCCGACCTGTTCCGCGAAGGGCAGGGCGTGGTCTGCGAAGGGCAGCGCGTCAGCGCCGACGTGTTCGAGGCTAAAACTGTGCTGGCCAAGCACGACGAAACCTACATGCCCAAGGAGGTCGTCAAGGCGATCAAAGAGCAGGGCGAGTGGCGGCCGGAAAGCGCGGCCAAACCCGATTCCAAACCCTTCGGTGAGGCGAAATGA
- a CDS encoding Do family serine endopeptidase has protein sequence MGNVLNSVKKNKGLVAGVAGGLMLGAAVAGAAVSGLGGYDGSTLIKTAAVTPVKPPAGAPMSFADIIERVSPAVVSIETKGKVKVPNGLIIPGFEPPSQDDGEGEGNEREVRGAGSGFFITADGYVVTNNHVIEGADEITVVLTNEQKLTAKVIGRDPATDLAVLKVEGKNFPFVQFETDQRPRVGDWVIAVGNPFGLSGTATAGIVSAFGRPDGAQGYVDYMQIDAAINRGNSGGPTFDLNGRVIGVNSAIITPSGGNAGVGFAIPADTASAIARKLMAGGKVERGYIGVQILPVTDEYVESLSLPDKDGAYIADVTKDGPAAKGGVQVGDIVKKVNGKTVKLNTDLTRNVADVRPGEKVEIEVFRNGKMVKLTIVAALRPGEDELNKVLNGGGATTPETGAPVLGLSVKPLDPTSRKTYGIEADVSGLVVTAIEPTSDAAKKGLKAGDVIVRANNLPVANRAEFDKIVTEMKAANRPSILLLVNRGGRNVPLPLSLK, from the coding sequence ATGGGGAACGTGCTTAACTCGGTAAAGAAGAATAAGGGCCTGGTGGCGGGCGTGGCCGGTGGCCTGATGCTCGGCGCAGCAGTCGCCGGTGCGGCGGTATCGGGTCTAGGGGGCTATGACGGCTCGACCCTGATCAAGACGGCGGCCGTGACCCCGGTAAAGCCGCCGGCGGGCGCGCCCATGTCGTTTGCCGACATCATCGAGCGGGTATCGCCCGCGGTTGTCTCGATCGAGACCAAGGGCAAGGTGAAGGTGCCGAACGGCCTGATCATCCCCGGCTTCGAGCCGCCTTCGCAGGACGACGGCGAAGGGGAAGGCAATGAACGCGAAGTGCGCGGCGCCGGTTCGGGCTTCTTCATCACCGCCGACGGCTATGTGGTCACCAACAACCACGTCATCGAAGGGGCCGACGAAATCACCGTCGTCCTGACCAACGAACAGAAGCTGACGGCCAAGGTGATCGGCCGCGACCCGGCCACCGATCTGGCCGTGCTTAAGGTCGAAGGCAAGAACTTCCCCTTTGTGCAGTTTGAAACCGATCAGCGTCCGCGCGTCGGCGACTGGGTGATCGCGGTCGGCAACCCGTTCGGTCTGTCGGGTACGGCGACGGCGGGCATCGTCTCGGCCTTTGGGCGTCCGGACGGCGCGCAGGGCTATGTCGATTACATGCAGATCGACGCCGCCATCAACCGTGGCAATTCCGGCGGCCCGACCTTTGACCTCAACGGGCGCGTCATCGGCGTCAACTCGGCCATCATCACGCCGTCGGGTGGCAATGCCGGCGTCGGCTTTGCCATTCCGGCCGACACGGCTTCGGCCATTGCGCGCAAGCTGATGGCGGGCGGTAAGGTCGAGCGCGGCTATATCGGCGTGCAAATCCTGCCCGTCACCGACGAATATGTCGAAAGCCTGAGCCTGCCGGACAAGGACGGCGCCTATATTGCTGACGTTACCAAGGACGGCCCGGCGGCCAAGGGTGGCGTGCAGGTCGGCGACATCGTCAAGAAGGTCAATGGCAAGACGGTCAAGCTCAATACCGACCTGACCCGCAACGTGGCCGATGTGCGCCCCGGCGAAAAGGTCGAGATCGAGGTGTTCCGTAATGGCAAGATGGTCAAGCTGACCATTGTCGCGGCCCTGCGTCCCGGCGAAGACGAACTGAACAAGGTGCTGAATGGCGGCGGGGCTACGACGCCTGAAACCGGCGCGCCGGTGCTGGGCCTGAGCGTCAAGCCGCTCGACCCGACCTCGCGCAAGACCTATGGCATCGAAGCCGATGTCAGCGGTCTGGTGGTCACGGCGATTGAGCCGACTTCGGATGCGGCGAAGAAGGGCCTGAAGGCCGGTGACGTCATCGTGCGCGCCAACAACCTGCCCGTGGCCAACCGCGCCGAGTTCGACAAGATCGTCACCGAAATGAAGGCCGCCAACCGGCCCTCGATCCTGCTGCTGGTCAACCGCGGTGGCCGCAATGTGCCGCTGCCGCTGAGCCTGAAATAA
- a CDS encoding heme lyase CcmF/NrfE family subunit, with protein sequence MIAELGTFCLGLAFLLSLAQALSVAGSAWRPLRGMARWSEGLSLAAAMASVLAFAALLHAFVTSDFSVSNVARHSHTLKPLLYKISGAWGSHEGSMLLWCMVLLSYGALVTLFGRGLPSGLRHKVLGVQGLLGALFSGFTLFSSNPLARLDPAPYEGQSLNPMLQDPALALHPPLLYLGYVGFSVVFAFAVAALIEGRIGREWARWVRPWTLVAWVFLTLGIALGSFWAYYELGWGGWWFWDPVENASFMPWLAATALLHSAIVLEKRDALKSWTVFLALLAFTFSMLGAFLVRSGVLTSVHAFAVDPQRGILLLAILFVTAGAGFALYVFRASALSSGGVFAPVSRESTLVLNNLLVFVALSTVCLGTLYPLLMEALTGKTISVGTPYYNLSFAPAMSVAMLILPLASLMAWKRGDLRAVGQRLALAAGVSLLLAVLGAVLMGSGEAKKILSLGVGFLLGGWVILGSWQVLQERTHLLKVPFSESLRRFRALPLATHGMVLAHVGLGLFVLGAVVETQTKLSAVDHLRVGGALRVGAYEVRLSDIKSVVGPNYEAERGVLDVRRGGKPICQALPERRFYPASATVTTEVALCFQPLNDLYFVLGEPSPDGWPKTWQVRALYNPWARLIFFGPLLMAIGGVLSLCDRRLRLGLAHRGKKG encoded by the coding sequence ATGATCGCGGAACTGGGCACCTTCTGTCTGGGGCTGGCCTTCCTTCTGTCGCTGGCGCAGGCGCTCAGCGTGGCGGGTTCGGCGTGGCGCCCCTTGCGCGGCATGGCGCGCTGGAGCGAAGGCCTATCTCTGGCCGCGGCGATGGCATCGGTTCTGGCCTTTGCGGCCCTGCTCCATGCCTTTGTGACGTCGGATTTTTCAGTGTCCAACGTCGCCAGACATTCGCACACGCTGAAACCGCTGCTGTACAAGATTTCCGGGGCGTGGGGCAGCCACGAAGGCTCGATGCTGTTGTGGTGCATGGTGCTGCTCAGCTATGGCGCGCTGGTGACCCTGTTTGGGCGCGGTTTGCCGTCGGGCCTGCGGCACAAGGTGCTGGGGGTGCAGGGGCTTCTGGGGGCGCTGTTCAGCGGTTTTACGCTGTTTTCCTCCAATCCGCTGGCCCGCCTCGACCCCGCCCCCTATGAGGGGCAGTCGCTCAACCCCATGCTTCAGGACCCGGCCCTGGCCCTTCATCCGCCGCTGCTCTACCTCGGCTATGTCGGGTTTTCGGTGGTGTTTGCCTTTGCCGTGGCCGCCTTGATCGAAGGGCGGATCGGGCGCGAATGGGCGCGCTGGGTCCGGCCGTGGACGCTGGTGGCCTGGGTGTTTCTGACGCTCGGCATCGCGCTGGGGTCGTTCTGGGCCTATTATGAGCTGGGCTGGGGCGGCTGGTGGTTCTGGGACCCGGTGGAAAACGCCTCCTTCATGCCGTGGCTGGCGGCGACCGCCCTGCTGCATTCGGCCATTGTGCTGGAAAAGCGCGATGCGCTGAAATCGTGGACGGTGTTTCTGGCGCTTCTGGCCTTCACCTTCTCGATGCTGGGGGCGTTTCTGGTACGCTCCGGCGTGCTGACCAGCGTGCACGCCTTCGCCGTCGATCCGCAGCGCGGTATTTTGCTGCTGGCCATCCTGTTTGTGACGGCAGGCGCGGGGTTCGCGCTTTATGTATTCCGCGCCTCGGCGCTCAGTTCCGGCGGCGTGTTTGCGCCGGTTAGCCGCGAATCGACCCTGGTGCTCAATAACCTGCTGGTCTTCGTGGCGCTGTCCACCGTCTGTCTGGGCACCCTTTATCCGCTGCTGATGGAGGCTTTGACGGGTAAGACGATTTCGGTCGGCACCCCCTATTATAATCTCAGCTTTGCGCCGGCCATGTCGGTGGCCATGCTCATCCTGCCTTTGGCCAGCCTGATGGCGTGGAAGCGTGGTGACCTCAGGGCTGTGGGGCAGAGGCTGGCTCTGGCGGCGGGTGTATCGCTCTTGCTGGCCGTGCTGGGGGCGGTGCTGATGGGCAGCGGCGAAGCGAAAAAAATACTCTCTCTGGGCGTCGGCTTTCTGCTGGGTGGCTGGGTCATTCTCGGTTCGTGGCAGGTCTTGCAGGAACGCACGCACCTGCTCAAGGTGCCGTTTTCCGAGAGTCTGCGCCGCTTTCGCGCCCTGCCGCTGGCGACGCACGGCATGGTGCTGGCGCACGTGGGGCTGGGCCTGTTCGTGCTGGGGGCGGTGGTTGAAACCCAGACCAAGCTCAGCGCCGTCGATCATCTGCGCGTCGGCGGGGCGCTGCGCGTTGGGGCCTATGAGGTGCGCCTCAGCGACATCAAGAGCGTGGTCGGGCCGAACTATGAGGCCGAACGCGGCGTCCTCGATGTGCGGCGCGGCGGCAAGCCCATCTGTCAGGCCCTGCCGGAGCGGCGATTCTATCCGGCGTCCGCGACCGTGACGACCGAGGTGGCCCTGTGTTTTCAGCCGCTGAACGATCTCTATTTTGTGCTGGGCGAACCGTCGCCCGACGGCTGGCCAAAGACATGGCAAGTGCGGGCCCTTTATAATCCGTGGGCGCGGCTGATCTTCTTCGGGCCGCTGCTGATGGCCATAGGCGGGGTGTTGTCGCTGTGTGACCGTCGCCTGCGGCTGGGGCTGGCCCATCGGGGGAAAAAAGGATGA